In Saprospiraceae bacterium, a genomic segment contains:
- a CDS encoding gliding motility-associated C-terminal domain-containing protein has product MFAGRLCLLGRSGIDQWNEMDLKRRYNIIEMSVRLTRYLLFTFCVFSIPDVKAQQAFGNFEKIYAMPNACGITVNAGPDITICSGKGKQLNAMVNGTTNYSWEPFDGLSNPNVLNPIANPSSTTTYTLTAKATSANLISNGGFETGNLAPSTSQYTPYTNVNNLITSTGGYMIMSVPQIAQAFGCTPSIGAFTMVITPTGSGTNIWCQTINVNPNTEYKIDYKVFGILYIFGSPPTIGLKINGNLIGTVDAISGLCLEATGNFTWNSGAATSANICFANYGGQGPASMCSIDDIVVRECCEEKDELTVTVYELLADITLPDEINCLNRPISLDASGSTQGPGITYKWSTNNGKIVSGDNTLNPVVDSPGVYTLKIMGEFGCETEAMIEVKGSVKPPDVFTKNTDIDCLNDVARIEATSKSIGPNFEWNGPNGYFSTKAINLNIKEPGEYFVKVTDTYGCENTAKVEVKDNRTIIEAEIIGDSLTCSKDSIFLEANSIAKKPDYDWTGPSGFTKDSSSKVIVRDTGWYYLTTKDSFGCKELDSFYVKSSVSNLTLQLSADTITCSINSIQINLVTDTSATVLWSGPNNYTSSSRKPSVTDGGWYYVDVITKDSCKATDSIFVVKNSDVPDIQISGNDTINCSQKTIDLNGQTTTVGSSFEWITPMGTIPNQNMIQVNIPGTYQFKVKGSNGCEVSKNLTVSIDTMAPFVQLFPDTLNCLKDSLVLMSLNLNAQMFSWSGPNAFTSNLPNPTTHQPGSYTLMVTALNGCTSSAISQIVEDKIKPQLQVSADTLNCLRTFVSPTVTDDANTKSYLWSGPNAFTSNQKNITTSTAGKYTLTTTAENGCTSSFEISIVEDLQKPFAQLSADTITCKSSATLRAQNISSNTLSLSWIGPLGFSSKDSTAAITNGGIYKILLTAENGCTYEDSIVVIQKDKIPDIQTQNDTLTCIKQKLSLNAFTQSTGVRFEWTGPNGFFSNSLSPEVIDSGLYTIKIIDSLGCENMAQLYIFQFNQKSPVQIFASNDTLSCKDSLLFLKINIPKQNGSYSWLLPGGNQISADSISIQNAGSYKLIFTNKFGCISEDSIAILDTRKLPDFTLMADTLNCLKKNLSLILNTNDNDLEFDWTGPAQFKSLLKNPVIMIGGVYQLSVKNSSGCTLTKFVQIVQDTNKPDLSISADTLNCLRSIVPVKASSTLQGFNMIWRGPNGFNYTLPQFNTPNPGWYVCTIINPRTGCRTTDSVQIIQDTQRIHSVITSVQNANCADPTGRILIQQISGGKAPYLYSLDNGLSFFSDLATRNLTPGSYQLLVKDAIGCTFGIQTEIKKEDSVQIALPPLLQLKENEKAQLILSILTDPGKIKTIKWDPSGQLDCNDCLTPTLTANYEETIRVTVTDSNGCSAEAFITVKIKKESKVWFPNVFSPNGDNINDFFYPIDFGSGTNIESLSIYDRWGNRVFFNEKFPSNAPDHGWNGISSDGKKHLPGVYLYVVELLENGERKILTGDITLLD; this is encoded by the coding sequence ATGTTTGCCGGGCGTTTATGTTTATTGGGCAGAAGTGGAATTGATCAATGGAACGAAATGGATCTTAAAAGGAGATATAACATTATTGAAATGAGTGTAAGGCTTACGAGGTATTTACTTTTTACATTTTGTGTTTTTTCAATTCCAGATGTAAAGGCTCAACAAGCATTCGGGAATTTTGAAAAAATCTATGCGATGCCAAATGCTTGTGGAATTACGGTAAATGCAGGCCCCGATATTACCATTTGTTCGGGAAAAGGCAAACAACTCAATGCTATGGTTAATGGTACTACCAATTATAGTTGGGAGCCATTTGATGGATTGAGCAATCCAAATGTTTTAAATCCCATTGCAAATCCAAGTTCAACCACCACTTATACTTTAACTGCAAAAGCAACTTCAGCAAATCTGATATCTAATGGTGGTTTTGAAACAGGAAACCTGGCACCTTCCACCAGTCAATACACCCCATACACCAATGTAAATAACCTCATCACTTCAACCGGAGGTTATATGATCATGAGTGTGCCTCAAATCGCACAAGCTTTTGGTTGCACTCCAAGCATAGGTGCTTTTACAATGGTAATCACACCAACAGGATCCGGCACAAATATTTGGTGTCAAACCATTAACGTGAATCCTAATACAGAATACAAAATTGATTATAAGGTATTTGGTATCTTATATATTTTCGGTTCTCCCCCAACCATCGGATTAAAGATCAATGGAAATTTAATCGGTACTGTTGATGCTATAAGTGGTTTATGTTTGGAAGCAACAGGTAATTTTACGTGGAACAGCGGTGCGGCTACTTCAGCAAATATTTGTTTTGCAAATTATGGCGGTCAGGGTCCAGCTAGCATGTGTTCGATTGATGATATAGTTGTGCGAGAATGCTGCGAAGAAAAAGATGAATTGACCGTTACTGTGTATGAATTACTTGCCGACATTACTTTACCGGATGAAATTAATTGCCTCAACAGGCCCATTTCTTTGGATGCCTCCGGATCCACACAAGGTCCCGGAATCACATACAAATGGTCAACGAATAATGGTAAAATTGTGAGTGGCGATAATACGCTCAATCCTGTGGTCGATTCTCCGGGAGTTTACACGCTTAAGATAATGGGCGAATTTGGCTGTGAAACAGAAGCCATGATTGAAGTAAAAGGCAGCGTCAAGCCACCGGACGTATTTACAAAAAATACTGATATCGATTGTCTGAATGATGTTGCAAGAATTGAAGCGACATCAAAATCCATCGGGCCCAATTTTGAATGGAATGGCCCAAATGGATATTTTAGTACCAAGGCCATCAATTTAAATATCAAAGAGCCGGGAGAATATTTTGTAAAAGTCACCGACACTTATGGCTGTGAAAACACGGCTAAAGTAGAAGTCAAAGACAACAGGACGATCATTGAAGCGGAAATCATTGGAGATAGTTTGACTTGTTCTAAAGACAGCATTTTTCTGGAAGCAAATTCCATTGCAAAAAAACCGGATTATGATTGGACCGGACCCTCTGGTTTTACAAAAGATAGTTCTTCTAAAGTTATTGTTCGCGATACGGGTTGGTATTATCTAACTACTAAAGATAGTTTTGGTTGCAAAGAGTTGGATTCATTTTATGTAAAATCAAGCGTCAGTAATTTAACACTGCAACTATCGGCAGACACCATTACCTGTTCTATAAATTCTATTCAAATAAATCTGGTCACGGATACGTCCGCAACTGTGTTATGGTCAGGACCCAACAATTATACTTCTTCAAGTAGAAAACCCAGTGTTACAGATGGAGGTTGGTATTACGTAGATGTAATTACAAAAGACAGTTGCAAAGCTACTGATTCAATTTTTGTTGTAAAAAATTCGGATGTGCCAGATATCCAAATTTCGGGGAATGATACCATTAATTGTAGTCAAAAAACAATTGATCTCAATGGCCAGACTACTACGGTGGGATCGAGTTTTGAATGGATCACTCCCATGGGCACGATCCCAAATCAAAACATGATTCAAGTAAATATTCCGGGAACCTATCAGTTTAAAGTTAAAGGATCGAACGGTTGTGAAGTCTCGAAAAATCTTACAGTATCTATAGACACGATGGCACCTTTTGTTCAGCTTTTTCCGGATACACTCAATTGCTTAAAAGATAGCCTGGTCTTAATGAGTTTAAACCTTAATGCACAAATGTTTAGTTGGTCCGGACCTAATGCGTTTACATCAAACTTACCAAATCCAACAACCCATCAACCCGGAAGCTATACTTTGATGGTAACGGCCCTAAATGGCTGCACCAGCTCTGCAATAAGTCAGATTGTCGAAGACAAAATAAAACCACAACTTCAGGTCTCTGCTGACACCCTCAATTGCTTACGAACGTTTGTTAGTCCAACAGTCACAGACGACGCCAATACAAAATCTTATCTTTGGTCCGGACCTAACGCGTTTACTTCCAACCAAAAAAATATCACAACATCCACCGCAGGAAAATATACACTTACCACAACTGCAGAAAACGGTTGCACCTCCAGTTTTGAAATAAGCATTGTCGAAGACCTTCAAAAACCATTCGCACAACTTTCGGCTGATACCATTACCTGCAAATCCTCAGCAACGCTTCGCGCTCAAAATATATCCTCAAATACCCTATCCCTTTCATGGATTGGTCCTTTGGGATTCAGCAGTAAGGATTCCACCGCGGCGATAACCAACGGCGGTATCTATAAGATTCTGCTAACGGCTGAAAATGGCTGCACATATGAAGACAGTATAGTCGTCATTCAAAAGGATAAAATACCGGATATTCAAACACAAAACGATACATTGACTTGCATCAAACAAAAATTGTCGCTGAACGCTTTCACGCAAAGCACCGGCGTTCGCTTTGAATGGACAGGTCCCAATGGATTTTTCAGCAACTCACTTTCTCCTGAAGTCATTGATTCCGGATTATATACTATAAAAATAATTGATAGTCTGGGCTGTGAAAATATGGCTCAGCTTTACATTTTTCAATTTAATCAAAAGTCACCGGTTCAGATATTTGCATCCAACGATACACTCAGTTGCAAAGACAGTTTGCTCTTTCTAAAAATAAATATACCAAAGCAAAATGGAAGCTACAGCTGGCTTTTACCCGGTGGAAATCAAATTTCTGCTGATTCCATCTCCATTCAAAATGCCGGATCTTATAAATTAATATTCACCAATAAATTTGGTTGCATTTCAGAAGATAGCATTGCAATCCTGGATACCCGAAAATTACCTGATTTTACTTTAATGGCCGACACCTTAAATTGTCTGAAAAAAAATCTGAGTTTAATCTTAAATACCAATGATAACGATTTGGAATTTGATTGGACAGGACCAGCACAGTTTAAAAGTTTACTGAAAAATCCTGTGATCATGATTGGCGGAGTTTACCAGCTGAGCGTTAAAAATTCGAGCGGCTGTACCCTCACCAAATTTGTCCAAATTGTTCAGGACACAAACAAACCTGATTTAAGCATTTCTGCAGATACCCTCAATTGTCTGAGAAGTATAGTTCCGGTGAAAGCGTCTTCAACACTGCAAGGTTTTAATATGATCTGGCGGGGACCCAATGGGTTTAATTATACACTGCCTCAATTCAATACTCCAAATCCGGGATGGTATGTGTGTACAATTATCAATCCAAGAACCGGATGCCGAACGACAGATTCAGTACAAATTATTCAGGATACGCAACGCATCCATTCAGTCATTACATCTGTACAAAATGCCAACTGTGCAGATCCTACAGGTCGCATTTTGATACAGCAGATAAGCGGAGGCAAAGCTCCCTATTTATATTCTCTGGACAATGGCCTTAGTTTTTTTAGTGATCTCGCTACAAGGAATCTAACACCCGGTAGTTATCAATTACTTGTCAAGGATGCGATAGGTTGCACATTTGGAATTCAAACCGAAATTAAAAAAGAAGATAGTGTACAAATCGCACTGCCGCCGCTCCTACAATTAAAAGAAAATGAAAAGGCACAACTCATTCTAAGCATTCTTACAGATCCTGGTAAAATAAAAACAATAAAATGGGATCCATCAGGTCAGTTGGATTGCAATGATTGCCTAACGCCCACCCTCACTGCAAATTATGAAGAAACGATACGCGTAACGGTTACCGATAGCAATGGATGTAGTGCAGAAGCCTTCATTACGGTAAAAATTAAAAAAGAAAGCAAAGTTTGGTTCCCGAATGTATTTTCACCCAACGGAGACAACATCAATGACTTTTTCTATCCCATAGATTTTGGTTCCGGAACCAACATTGAATCCTTAAGCATTTATGATCGCTGGGGCAACAGAGTTTTCTTTAATGAAAAGTTTCCTTCCAATGCGCCAGATCATGGCTGGAATGGAATCAGCTCTGATGGAAAGAAACATTTACCGGGAGTTTACCTCTATGTTGTCGAACTGTTGGAAAACGGTGAACGCAAAATTTTAACCGGTGATATTACACTATTAGATTAA
- a CDS encoding gliding motility-associated C-terminal domain-containing protein, whose amino-acid sequence MFPITQLLQNRIRHRFRKYQTPDLQLIVKDTIGCNVQAASINSRSKVFPLEYEWDGPNGFSSTDPSIVVTSGGKYTLTITDEYNCKTIDSIEVFERIDNPKISIRSNPINCQTDTADLIGSSSVPGSSFEWTGPNQFYIKADSFQTIDSGWFILNVVTPSGCIKTDSVLISKDLNKPQFQYTSDTITCKNDSALVSVNANINPASFGWHSAQNFTIKDTFTISTPNPGIYTFYAVGTNGCSDSINITVPVDTIHPVISPINDTLNCIKTEVRLISGNTDPNTDISWQDPAGMDIFQDSLDVSIPGMYRVRAISENGCQRIQDIFIGIDTLHPLLTVRNDTLNCNKQKIKLQLTDVSSSRYFWTGPGSFIDTTQQPEIQIPGIYQVLASLANGCMSTAQILIEIDTIKPIINYSSDTLNCKKDSVQLLASADKTDAAFLWTGPNGFQTIQKNPYTSLSGNYKLHVTNINGCSDSISLTIYQDIRKPEIYLEPDTLNCLKRNALLHGKTNRDSLLYTWSGPNGLNSTDSILSINTGGAYRLQVESLEGCKSEVTILVFEDTAKALLQIDPDTLNCLITEWTASLQSSLTPADISWSGPNGFTSKMLNPKISNGGNYTVQLTTPNQCISMLTFNILQDTLRPAIQYTGDSITCSHPDAILTANTTPSNLLGIWTGPLGQNQPGNSFQTKLGGNYNFQVTGSNFCTNQIATFVKVDTLAPDLNLSGDTITCLQPRVPLVAKSLTPGISLNWNGPSNFMSTLDSLQILIPGLYTASITAPNGCKSVQNILIPIDTIHPVVVLSADSINCKRIEANLSAQVNPAFTNYRWTDLNNITLSNQLIYKTNKGGVFQFIATNPKNGCQTLKLQTVFEDSLIIRDVLLAQDHPVCGNSFGSMNIAKVIGGHEGLLFAINDPNLFSSQSLFTSLPAGVYTLYIKDSADCRFEKSFEILQIPIVDANIQPEISLRLGKGGTLDLNITSDPNLVKNIDWTPKTFLSCTNCEDPIATPPGDLEYEVTVTDTNGCTITKRILVKIETPKVWAPNVFSPNGDQINDWFYLISSDPDITAINILEIFDRWGNKVFVSAQQKPNNAITGWNGTAKNEKCLPGVYVYWAEVELINGTKWILKGDITLLK is encoded by the coding sequence TTGTTCCCCATTACCCAATTGCTGCAAAACAGAATTCGTCACCGTTTTAGGAAATATCAAACCCCGGATCTGCAACTCATTGTAAAAGATACGATAGGTTGTAATGTTCAAGCTGCATCCATCAACAGCAGGAGCAAAGTTTTTCCTCTTGAATATGAATGGGATGGTCCTAACGGCTTCTCAAGTACAGATCCATCTATTGTTGTAACCAGCGGGGGAAAGTACACCCTTACCATTACAGATGAATACAACTGTAAAACCATTGATTCCATCGAAGTATTTGAGCGCATTGACAATCCTAAAATAAGTATTCGTTCCAATCCAATAAATTGCCAAACCGATACCGCGGACCTCATCGGATCTTCTTCTGTACCTGGTTCCTCTTTTGAGTGGACGGGTCCCAATCAATTTTATATTAAGGCAGATAGCTTTCAAACGATAGACAGCGGTTGGTTCATTTTAAATGTAGTGACTCCCTCCGGATGTATTAAAACCGACAGTGTTTTGATCAGCAAAGATTTGAACAAGCCACAATTTCAATACACTTCAGATACCATCACCTGCAAAAACGATTCAGCACTCGTTAGCGTTAACGCCAATATAAACCCTGCATCTTTCGGTTGGCACAGTGCACAAAATTTTACCATAAAGGATACATTCACGATAAGTACCCCTAATCCTGGAATTTATACGTTTTATGCTGTGGGAACTAACGGTTGTTCGGATTCGATAAATATTACGGTCCCGGTTGACACGATTCATCCCGTCATCTCACCCATCAACGATACCTTAAATTGTATAAAAACTGAAGTGAGACTGATTTCAGGAAATACAGATCCAAATACTGATATAAGTTGGCAAGATCCGGCTGGTATGGATATATTTCAGGATAGTTTAGATGTAAGCATTCCAGGCATGTATCGCGTAAGGGCGATTTCTGAAAATGGATGTCAGCGAATTCAAGATATATTCATAGGCATTGATACCCTGCATCCCTTATTAACTGTTCGGAATGATACTTTAAACTGTAACAAACAAAAAATAAAACTTCAACTAACGGATGTTAGCTCATCTAGATATTTTTGGACAGGACCGGGCAGTTTTATAGATACGACGCAACAACCTGAAATACAAATTCCAGGCATATATCAGGTCTTGGCTTCATTGGCTAACGGTTGTATGTCTACTGCACAGATTCTGATTGAAATCGACACCATAAAACCTATTATTAATTATTCAAGCGATACTTTAAATTGCAAAAAAGACAGTGTACAACTTTTAGCAAGCGCTGATAAAACAGATGCCGCATTTTTATGGACAGGTCCCAACGGATTTCAAACCATTCAGAAAAATCCCTACACCAGCTTATCCGGCAATTATAAACTCCATGTTACCAACATCAACGGTTGCAGTGATTCCATAAGCCTTACCATATACCAGGATATTCGAAAACCGGAAATCTATCTGGAACCGGATACCTTAAATTGTTTGAAGCGAAATGCGCTTTTACATGGAAAAACCAACAGAGACAGCCTGCTCTACACATGGTCCGGCCCTAATGGCTTGAATTCAACAGACTCCATTCTCTCCATCAACACCGGAGGAGCCTATAGGCTACAAGTTGAAAGTCTGGAAGGTTGTAAATCGGAAGTAACGATTTTGGTTTTTGAAGATACTGCCAAAGCCCTATTGCAAATAGATCCTGACACACTTAACTGCCTGATCACAGAATGGACAGCTTCCCTACAATCAAGTCTTACTCCGGCAGATATAAGTTGGTCAGGCCCGAATGGATTCACCAGTAAGATGTTAAATCCTAAAATTTCAAATGGTGGAAATTACACAGTACAGCTAACAACGCCAAATCAGTGCATTAGCATGCTTACTTTTAATATCCTCCAAGATACCTTAAGACCTGCCATCCAATACACCGGAGATTCCATAACTTGTTCACATCCGGATGCCATATTAACAGCAAACACAACACCTTCAAACCTTTTGGGAATCTGGACGGGACCCCTCGGACAAAACCAGCCAGGAAATTCTTTTCAAACAAAATTAGGAGGTAATTATAATTTTCAAGTGACCGGCAGTAATTTTTGTACAAATCAAATTGCAACTTTTGTTAAAGTGGATACCCTGGCTCCGGATCTGAATTTATCAGGTGATACCATTACTTGTCTTCAGCCAAGAGTTCCTCTTGTAGCTAAAAGTCTGACTCCGGGAATCAGCTTAAACTGGAATGGCCCCTCGAATTTTATGAGTACTTTGGATAGTTTGCAAATTCTTATTCCTGGTTTATATACCGCTTCGATTACAGCTCCTAACGGTTGTAAGTCTGTTCAAAATATTTTAATACCCATAGATACCATACATCCGGTCGTAGTCTTAAGCGCAGATAGCATCAACTGTAAACGTATTGAAGCAAATTTAAGTGCACAAGTGAATCCTGCATTCACAAATTACAGATGGACTGATCTCAACAATATTACGCTCAGCAATCAGTTGATTTATAAAACGAATAAAGGCGGCGTTTTTCAATTTATCGCAACCAATCCTAAAAATGGTTGTCAAACACTCAAACTGCAAACTGTTTTTGAAGATAGTCTCATCATTCGGGATGTGTTGCTCGCGCAAGATCATCCGGTCTGCGGAAATTCTTTTGGCTCAATGAACATTGCAAAGGTCATTGGTGGGCATGAAGGTTTATTATTTGCTATAAATGATCCCAATTTGTTTTCATCGCAATCTCTTTTTACTTCACTGCCTGCCGGAGTTTATACTTTATACATCAAAGACAGCGCAGATTGTCGTTTTGAAAAATCGTTTGAGATCTTACAAATACCTATTGTTGATGCGAATATTCAACCAGAAATTTCGCTGAGACTCGGTAAAGGTGGAACACTTGATCTAAATATTACTTCAGATCCCAATCTTGTGAAGAACATCGATTGGACACCTAAAACTTTTTTAAGTTGCACCAATTGCGAAGATCCTATTGCCACTCCTCCCGGTGATTTAGAATATGAAGTCACCGTAACTGATACAAATGGATGCACGATCACTAAAAGGATTCTCGTTAAAATTGAAACCCCAAAAGTATGGGCTCCCAATGTTTTTAGTCCAAACGGAGACCAGATCAATGATTGGTTTTATCTCATCAGTTCTGATCCGGATATCACGGCTATAAATATTTTGGAAATATTTGACCGATGGGGCAATAAAGTGTTTGTATCCGCACAGCAAAAACCAAATAATGCAATAACTGGTTGGAATGGCACTGCAAAAAATGAAAAATGTTTGCCGGGCGTTTATGTTTATTGGGCAGAAGTGGAATTGATCAATGGAACGAAATGGATCTTAAAAGGAGATATAACATTATTGAAATGA
- a CDS encoding glycosyltransferase, with protein MREIDIFVLSSEWEGFGYVLVEAMMQQKPVIAFDLSSNPEIIQSGDTGYLIPFPDYRAFADQLEELILNPDLRKQMGLAGKKRALENFLLEDSVANLEKALDLA; from the coding sequence ATGCGTGAAATCGACATCTTTGTTTTGAGCTCAGAATGGGAAGGATTTGGTTATGTATTGGTGGAAGCCATGATGCAACAAAAACCGGTGATTGCTTTTGACTTGTCGAGTAATCCCGAAATCATCCAAAGCGGAGATACCGGTTATCTGATTCCCTTTCCGGATTATAGGGCTTTTGCAGACCAACTAGAGGAACTTATTTTGAATCCCGATTTGCGCAAACAAATGGGTCTCGCAGGCAAAAAAAGAGCCCTCGAAAACTTCCTTTTGGAAGACAGTGTCGCGAATCTCGAAAAAGCTCTGGATTTGGCCTAG
- a CDS encoding glycosyltransferase — MNSICFWNSHKFWGGGEKLHLEYAEGFQNKNHHCFIVADPKSPLRDKAEALQLKVHPFRIKKLDFLNPLKIYSIVRFFKQTQTDTLIFSSSQDMKAAGMAAYIAGVSKIVYLRGLAVPIKNNFINRFFFNKVITHIIANSQETKRTILLHLKDKQIEQKIQIVYHGIENIPENDPDQNILNTEFENSNKIICGNAGRLTAQKGHRHLLEIAKILKARQLPFCIKIAGAGELEQDLKKRISEMQLEEQVMLLGFVSDMQKIYA; from the coding sequence ATGAATTCAATTTGTTTTTGGAACAGTCACAAATTCTGGGGCGGTGGAGAAAAATTGCATCTGGAGTATGCAGAAGGATTTCAAAATAAAAATCACCATTGTTTTATCGTAGCAGATCCAAAATCTCCACTTCGGGATAAAGCGGAAGCGCTTCAATTGAAGGTACATCCATTCCGGATCAAAAAATTAGATTTTTTAAATCCCCTAAAAATTTATTCCATCGTCCGGTTTTTCAAACAAACTCAAACAGATACGCTCATCTTTTCTTCCTCTCAGGATATGAAAGCAGCCGGTATGGCAGCTTATATAGCAGGGGTTTCGAAAATCGTTTATCTCCGCGGACTTGCAGTTCCCATCAAAAACAATTTCATCAACCGATTCTTCTTTAACAAAGTAATCACACACATCATTGCTAATTCTCAGGAAACCAAACGCACTATTTTACTTCATTTGAAGGACAAACAAATCGAACAAAAAATTCAGATCGTTTATCATGGCATTGAAAATATTCCGGAAAACGATCCGGATCAAAATATCCTTAATACAGAATTCGAGAATTCAAACAAAATCATTTGCGGAAATGCAGGTCGGCTCACTGCCCAGAAAGGCCATCGACATCTTCTCGAAATAGCAAAAATTTTAAAAGCCCGACAACTTCCTTTTTGTATAAAAATTGCAGGTGCCGGAGAGCTCGAACAAGATTTGAAAAAACGAATTTCTGAAATGCAACTCGAAGAACAGGTGATGCTACTTGGTTTTGTAAGTGATATGCAAAAAATTTATGCGTGA
- a CDS encoding class I SAM-dependent methyltransferase gives MSAQSENYAELNRIAWNKRVGIHLQSEFYNQTSFLKGQITLFDIEKNLLGNIIDLSILHLQCHFGQDTISLSRMGAKATGLDISDKAIDAAREAAKQTGQDTQFICHHVYALPTDHHLQYDIVFSSYGTITWLPDLLPWAKTISNALKSKGRFVFAEFHPLVWIYDESLSKMIYDYFNTKAIYEIEKGSYADRNANVELESLTWNHSLHEVISSLIAAGLKLIDFQEYDYSPCPFLPNMLEDEPGKFRLQNLSVKMPLVYSLVFEKI, from the coding sequence ATGTCAGCCCAATCCGAAAATTATGCGGAACTAAATAGAATAGCCTGGAATAAAAGGGTCGGAATACATTTACAATCTGAATTCTATAACCAAACTTCATTTTTAAAAGGGCAAATTACCCTCTTCGATATTGAAAAAAATCTATTGGGAAACATCATAGATCTTTCCATTTTACACCTTCAATGCCACTTTGGCCAGGATACTATTTCTCTATCGAGAATGGGGGCTAAAGCAACAGGACTCGACATTTCAGATAAAGCCATTGATGCCGCCCGTGAAGCTGCAAAACAAACAGGACAAGACACCCAATTCATTTGCCATCACGTTTATGCCCTTCCAACCGACCATCATCTTCAATACGATATCGTGTTTTCCAGCTATGGCACCATTACCTGGTTGCCCGATTTGTTGCCTTGGGCAAAAACCATATCTAATGCCTTAAAATCGAAAGGGCGGTTTGTATTTGCAGAATTTCATCCTTTGGTTTGGATCTACGATGAATCCCTTTCAAAAATGATATACGACTATTTCAATACCAAAGCCATTTATGAAATTGAAAAAGGGAGTTACGCAGATCGAAATGCAAATGTTGAATTGGAATCCTTGACCTGGAACCATAGTCTGCATGAAGTCATTTCAAGTCTGATTGCAGCAGGTTTAAAACTGATCGATTTTCAGGAATACGATTATTCACCTTGCCCTTTTTTACCGAATATGCTTGAAGATGAACCCGGTAAATTCAGATTGCAAAATCTGTCCGTTAAAATGCCTTTGGTTTATTCACTGGTGTTTGAGAAAATTTAA